The genomic region AAGCGCCGGGCCGCGACCAGCACCCGGGACTCCAGGGAGCCCACCGCGGAGTTGTAGTGGCCGACAGCGGCGTTCAGCGAGCGGCCGACCGAGTCCAGGTGGCCGGTCAGGTGCCCGAGCCGGGTGTGCAGCTCCCGGCCGAGCCGGTGCACCTCGCGGGCCTGCTCGGCGAGCGCCTCATGGGTCCAGCCCTGGGCGACCGTGCGCAGCAGCGCGATCAGCGTGGTGGGGCTGGCCAGCACGACCTCGCGCGCGGCGGCGTACTCGAGCAGGCCGCCGTCGGCCTCCAGCGCGGCGGCCAGGAACGACTCCGCCGGCACGAAGAGGACGACGAACTCCGGGGTCTGCGGCAGCGAGCGCCAGTAGGCCTTCGACGAGAGCCCGTCGATGTGGGTGCGCAGCTGGCGGGCGTGCCGGGCGAGGTGGTGGTCGCGCTCGGCGTCGTCCCCGGCGCCGGTCGCGTCGAGGTAGGCGTCGAGGGGGACCTTGGCGTCGACGACGACCTGCCGGCCGCCGACCAGGCGGACCACCAGGTCCGGGCGCCGGGCGCCGTCGTCGAGGCGGACCTGCTCGCTGAAGTCGCAGCGGTCGACCAGCCCGGCGAGCTCGACGGCCCGGCGCAGGTGCATCTCGCCCCAGCGGCCGCGGACCTGGGGCTTGCGCAGCGCGGTGGACAGCGAGCGGGTCTCCTGGCGCAGGGTGTCGGTGGTGTGGCGCATGTCGTCGACCTGGGCGGCGAGCTGGCCCTGCCAGGTGGCCCGGGCGTGCTCGAGGGCGTGCACCTGGTCGCTGAGCCGGTCCAGCCCCTGCATCACCTCGGCCTGGTCGACCATGCCCTGCCCGACGCCCTCGACGTACGTCGGACGGCTGCGGGCCCACAGCACCCCCACCAGCGCGCCCAGGGCCAGCCCGACCGCCAGGGTGAGGACCAGGGCGAGGAGCGTCGTCGTGTCCATGGCCACAGCATGGACCGCGGCGCCGACAGTGCTGCGGGCTCAAGGGCTGCGGGGCGGGACCGTCCGGAGCGCCCGGACGCGTGACCCGGGCGCAGGCGGGGTAGTTGGTAGGACGCAGTCGCCCCCAGTCGGTCACAGTGAGGACCTCATGCCGCCCCAGACCATCGCTCGTCGCTACCACGTGCTGCGCGAGATCGGCCGCGGCGGGATGGGCAGTGTGTGGCTGTGCCACGACGAGCGCCTGGACCGGGAGGTGGCGGTCAAGCAGGTCGGCGGGCTGCCGGGGGAGTCGAGCATGCACGTCGCCCGCGCGCTGCGCGAGGCGCGGTCCTCGGCCGCGCTGAACCACCCGAACGTCGTGTCGATGTTCGACGCGGTCGAGGACGGTGACCACGTCTGGCTGGTGATGGAGCACGTGCCCTCGCGCAACCTCTCGCAGGTGATCGCCGAGGACGGGGCGCTGCCGCCCGCGCGGCTGGCCCGGATCATGGCCCAGGTGGCCGACGGCCTCGCCGCGGCCCACGCGCGCGGCACGATCCACCGCGACGTCAAGCCGGGCAACATCCTGGTGGCCGACGACGACACCGCGAAGATCTCCGACTTCGGCATCGCCCGCACGATGGGCGACCAGCAGCTGACCCAGACCGGCATGCTGTCGGGGACCCCCCTCTACTTCTCCCCGCAGCTGGCCCGCGGTGGCGACCCCACGCCGCAGGACGACGTCTGGGCCCTCGGCGCGACGATCTTCGCCGGGCTCGAGGGCCGTCAGCCGTGGCCGGAGCAGACGAACTCGCTGGCGATGCTGGTGCAGATCGCGAACCAGCCGGCGCCGGTGCCCCGGGCGGGCGGGCCGCTCGCGACGGTGGTGCGCCGGACCATGAACCCCGACGCGGACGCCCGGCCCTCGATGGCCGAGGTCGCGCGCCAGCTGCACGCGATCGCCGACGGGGTCGCCAGGGCCGACGGCGGGGCCGCCGACACCGAGCCGGACACCAGCGTGCTTCCCGCCGACACGACGGAGACGCCGGTACCGGCCCCGGTCCCCGCGCCCGCACCGGCCCCCTCATCGGCCCCCGCACCGGCCTCCGCGCCGGCCCCCGCACCGGCATCGGGCTCCGGTCCGGCTCCCGCCGAGCCCGGCGTACGCCGCCGCGGCCCGGTCCTGCTCGCCGCCCTCGTCGCCGCGCTGGCCGTGGTCGTGGTCGGCGGCCTGGCGCTGCTCACCGGCCCGCTGGCGGACGACGACGGGCCGGGCCCGTCGGCGGGCGCCCCCGAGCGCTCGGCCGGGGCCTCCCCGTCGGACCGGCGGTCGCCGTCCCCGCCCTCGGGCGAGGAGGACGGCGGGGAGGGCGGCAGCGGGACGCCCGCCCCGGAGGCGACCCCCGACTCGACCCAGGCCGCGCCGGCCGGCTCCGGGCGCGGTGGGCCGCAGGGCTTCGTGGCCGACTACTACTCGCTGCTGCCGGCGAACACCGAGAGCGCCTGGGCGCTGCTCGGGCCCGGGGTGCAGGAGACGGTCGGCAGCTACGAGGACTACGCCGGCTTCTGGGCCACGATCGACTCGGTCAGCGTGGACGACACCGCGCCGGGCGGCGCCGGCGCGGTCGAGGTGACGCTGACCTACGACGGCGGCGAGCAGGAGGTGCGCCGGATCGAGGTCGAGCGCAGCGGCGACGGCTACCTGATCGTCGACGACGAGGTGGTGGGCTGAGCCGCCGCCTCGCGGCGGGTCAGGCCAGGTCGACGACGACCGGGGCGTGGTCCGAGGCTCCGGTGCCGGCTCGCTCCTCGCGGTCGATGAAGGCGTGGGTCACCCGGGACGCGAGGCTCGCGGAGGCGAGCACGAAGTCGATGCGCAGCCCGCGGTTGCGCTCATAGCGCTGGCGGTAGTAGTCCCAGTAGGTGTAGACCTCCGGGCCCGGCGTGTGCGGCCGGACCACCTCGACGTACCCGTCGTCGAGGAATGCCTGGAACGCCGCCCGCTCCGGGGCGGTCACGTGTGTCGACTTGGCGAACTGCTTGATGTCGAAGACGTCCTCGTCGAGCGGGGCGATGTTCCAGTCGCCGACCAGGGCGGTCTCCCCGTCGCGCCAGTCCAGCGCGGCCTCGCGCAGCCGGGCCAGCCAGTCCAGCTTGTAGACGTAGTGCGGGTCGTCGGGCTTCCGGCCGTTCGGCACGTACAGGCTCCAGATGCGTACGCCGGCGCAGGTCGCGCCGATCGCCCGGGCCTCCGCGGCCACCGGGTCGCCGTACCCGGGCATGCCCTCGAAGCCGACCTGGACGTCCTCGAGGCCGACCCGGCTGACGATCGCCACGCCGTTCCACTGGCTGGTGCCGGCCGCCGCGACCTCGTAGCCGCGGGCCTGCAGGCCCATCAGCGGCAGCTGGTCGACCTTGGCCTTGGTCTCCTGGATGGCGAGGACGTCGACGTCGTGGCGCTCCAGGAAGGCCTCGACGCGGTCGATGCGGGAGCGGAGGGAGTTGACGTTCCAGGTGGCGATGCGCACCCGACAGAGCCTAGGTGCCGCTGCCCGTCGGGCCGCCCCGGGTCCGCAGGGTCCGCCCGTCCGGCGGGCGCAGGCCCACCGGCGAGGGCGACCGCCTAGGGTTGCGCCCCATGGAGAGGCTTGCCGCCTGGTCGGTGCACGCGTACACCGCCGCCGGGTCCGTGCTGGCCCTGTTGATGGTCCACCTGTCCTACGACGGCCGGGTCGAGGCCGTGCTGTGGCTCTTCCTCGTCGCGATGGTCGTGGACGGCTCCGACGGCTTCCTCGCCCGCCGGCTGCGGGTCAAGGAGGTGGTGCCCGAGATCGACGGGGCGCTGCTGGACAACATCGTCGACTACCTGACCTACGCCTTCGCGCCGATGGTGCTGCTCTGGTCCTGCGGCTACCTGCCCGGGGGCGCCGCCGGCGGCGTCGTGGCCTGCATCCCGCTCCTCGCGTCCTGCTACCAGTTCTGCCGCAGCGACGCGAAGACCGAGGACCACTACTTCCTCGGCTTCCCCAGCTACTGGAACGTGGTCGCGTTCTACGTGATCGTGCTGGAGCTGTCGGTCGCCACCACCACCGCGGTGCTGCTGGCCTTCGCGGTGCTCGTCTTCGTGCCGGTGAAGTACGTCTACCCCTCGCGCACGGCCACCCTGTGGGGGC from Nocardioides pantholopis harbors:
- a CDS encoding serine/threonine-protein kinase; the protein is MPPQTIARRYHVLREIGRGGMGSVWLCHDERLDREVAVKQVGGLPGESSMHVARALREARSSAALNHPNVVSMFDAVEDGDHVWLVMEHVPSRNLSQVIAEDGALPPARLARIMAQVADGLAAAHARGTIHRDVKPGNILVADDDTAKISDFGIARTMGDQQLTQTGMLSGTPLYFSPQLARGGDPTPQDDVWALGATIFAGLEGRQPWPEQTNSLAMLVQIANQPAPVPRAGGPLATVVRRTMNPDADARPSMAEVARQLHAIADGVARADGGAADTEPDTSVLPADTTETPVPAPVPAPAPAPSSAPAPASAPAPAPASGSGPAPAEPGVRRRGPVLLAALVAALAVVVVGGLALLTGPLADDDGPGPSAGAPERSAGASPSDRRSPSPPSGEEDGGEGGSGTPAPEATPDSTQAAPAGSGRGGPQGFVADYYSLLPANTESAWALLGPGVQETVGSYEDYAGFWATIDSVSVDDTAPGGAGAVEVTLTYDGGEQEVRRIEVERSGDGYLIVDDEVVG
- a CDS encoding exodeoxyribonuclease III; this encodes MRIATWNVNSLRSRIDRVEAFLERHDVDVLAIQETKAKVDQLPLMGLQARGYEVAAAGTSQWNGVAIVSRVGLEDVQVGFEGMPGYGDPVAAEARAIGATCAGVRIWSLYVPNGRKPDDPHYVYKLDWLARLREAALDWRDGETALVGDWNIAPLDEDVFDIKQFAKSTHVTAPERAAFQAFLDDGYVEVVRPHTPGPEVYTYWDYYRQRYERNRGLRIDFVLASASLASRVTHAFIDREERAGTGASDHAPVVVDLA
- a CDS encoding DNA recombination protein RmuC, encoding MDTTTLLALVLTLAVGLALGALVGVLWARSRPTYVEGVGQGMVDQAEVMQGLDRLSDQVHALEHARATWQGQLAAQVDDMRHTTDTLRQETRSLSTALRKPQVRGRWGEMHLRRAVELAGLVDRCDFSEQVRLDDGARRPDLVVRLVGGRQVVVDAKVPLDAYLDATGAGDDAERDHHLARHARQLRTHIDGLSSKAYWRSLPQTPEFVVLFVPAESFLAAALEADGGLLEYAAAREVVLASPTTLIALLRTVAQGWTHEALAEQAREVHRLGRELHTRLGHLTGHLDSVGRSLNAAVGHYNSAVGSLESRVLVAARRFQDLAVTEAELPAPRAVELHAVDRRVASDGPERDSTVAL
- a CDS encoding CDP-alcohol phosphatidyltransferase family protein, coding for MERLAAWSVHAYTAAGSVLALLMVHLSYDGRVEAVLWLFLVAMVVDGSDGFLARRLRVKEVVPEIDGALLDNIVDYLTYAFAPMVLLWSCGYLPGGAAGGVVACIPLLASCYQFCRSDAKTEDHYFLGFPSYWNVVAFYVIVLELSVATTTAVLLAFAVLVFVPVKYVYPSRTATLWGLNMTLATIWLVLFGLITWQFPDPPLALVVVSLAYPIVYLAESLWLTARTAQRTRGARAALVTGEG